TGGCCGGGGGAGTGCCGGTCTCGTTCACCGTGACGGCCTACAACGGTGTCGGCGCCGGACCGGCCAGCGCTGCGACGGCATCGGTGACGCCGACCGCGATCGGCCCGGAGACGACGCTCATCAAGCCCCCGTCGGGAGTCGTAGCGCGGACCTCGCTGCCGATGCGGTGGCGCGCCGAGGGCGCGGTCTCGTACGCCTGTCAGCTCGACGGGAGCGCGACGCCGTGCCTGTCTCGTCTCAAGCCGCGGCCGGGGACGCACACGTTCAGCGTCGCGGGCATCGACGCCGAGGGTGACCGCGACGCCACCCCTGCGACCACGACCTGGACGACTCCACTGGGCGCGAAACGCTTGCAGCGGGCCTCCGGGTGGACGCTGGCGCGCAAACGGTGGGCGTACGCGGGCCGCGTCGCGACAGCCTCACGTCGTGGCGCAACGCTGTCGACCAAGGTCCAGCGGGCCGGTCAGGTGGCCGTCGTGGCCACCGTCGGACCTAGGCAGGGCAAGGTTGCTGTCTATCTAGGCAAGAAGAAGATCGGCACCGTGTCGCTGGCGTCCAAGAAGTCGCGGCACTCGCAGGTGAAGATGTTGCCGCGCCTGAAGCGACCTGTGACCGGCAAGGTGCGGATCGTGGTCGTGACGGCTGGGCGGGCGGTCGCCATCGAAGGGTTCGCGGTCGTGACGCACGCGATGCCCACGGGTGGCGCCCCTAGTCTGTGGTGACGTCGAGGAGAGCCGCGTTGCCGCGTGAGTCGATCTTGACCCGCGCGATCGCGGTCTCATCCAGCACCGCCTTCTCGACCTCGATCGCCTTGCCCTGGGGCAGGAACCAGCTCTCGATACCGCAGTCGATCTGCCAGCCGTGGTCGTCGCACGCCAGATAGGGGCCTTGCGCAGGTCGGGTGCGTGACCAGTCACTTGCTGCCCAGACGTCGCCCTGCTTGGTCAACGAGACGAAGACGTCGCCACGATGGCCGTCATCGAGGACACCGAGAGAGGCGCCGTCGTCGCCGCGGCGAAGGTCGGGGTAGCTGAGTGCGACGTACGCCCCGCGGAACGGGTCGATCGGATCGACCGGTCCGACCGTGAATTCGTAGACATCGCCGGTCGTACGCGCCGACAACTGCGGTGCGACAGCGAGGCCGACGCAGGCCAGTTGAACAGCGACCGCTGCGATCAGGCGCTTCATCGGACGACCTCCTCGTCGAGTGTGGCGGCGAGTCGGCGCCGCGCACGATCAAAGCCCCACCCGGTGCCGACCAACACCGCTCCCAGCAGCAGGAAGAGCCAGGCTCCGGTGATGATCTGGCCGAAGACCGCGAAGCTCTGGAAGGTCGTGAAGATCACCAGCGCACCCGTCGCGAGCAGGGTCAGGCGCCACGAGTCGTGCAGGATCCCCGCGACCGCCACCGCGACGGCGAGCGCCACATAGAGGACCACCGCGATAATCACGTGTGCCCAGTCGCCGGCGTTGACGTGCTCCAGATCGGTGTCGGTCACCCAGCGGACCAGGCCGAGGCTGACCACGGCCACGGCGAGCGCGATCAGCGGTTCGAACCGTTCCCAACCCTGACCTCGCCAGAGGGCCGCGGTGAGCGCGAGGCCGGCAAGCGCGACACCGAGCAGCAGCGACCAGTGCGGGTCGAAGGACTCCGGCTCCACGAACGGCAGAGCCGCGAAGAACATCGTGACCAGCACGAACGCGGCGCCGACCTCGCGCCACAGGTCCGCGAAGCGCGGCTCCCACTGTCCGTGGAGCACGCCCAAGCTCACGGCGAGAAGACCGGCGGCGCCCAGGGCCAACACGATCGAGGTCACCTCAGTGGTCTCCCAGGTGGTCTGCCACACGAACCACACCGCGCCCGCGCCGACGCCCACGATGAGCGGCCAGAGCGAGCGGGTTGCGTACGCGAGAGCCAGTGCGCCGACCGCCCACAGGCCGACGAGTTTGGGTTCGTACGCCGCCACTTGCAGGCTCTGCGCGGCCTGGAAGATCACCGCACCGATCAGCAGCGCTGCCACCAGGCGAGCAGCGGCGACCACTGGGTTGCTTTGGCCGAGTCGAGTCGCCAGCAGGTGCGAGCCGAATGTCGCGCCGAGCCAGCAGACGACCACGAGCGCGAAGCGGAGGAGTGGCGAGAGTTGATCGAGGTTGGCAGCCACCAGCCAGATCAGCCCGATGCCGACGAACGTCGCGCCGAGTCCGAGGAGCAGGTAGGTGAGCGAGAAGCGCGCGGGGGTCGGGGCGTACGAGCCGACGATCCGGGTGCTCTGCTCGGGGGTGATCACCCCCTCGGCCTCCCAACGAGCGGCCTGGTCTTGCAGCCAGACGTAATGCGACGCGGAGACAGCGGTCCGAGTTGCTCCGGGGGTTGAGGTGGTCATGTGCTGAGTCTTTCGGATCGACGGCCGGCCCGCATGAGCCCGGCGGCTCGCCTTTGTCACCCGCGTACGACTGCTCGGCTGACCCTGGCGGATGTCCAGGCCACGATCTTCTCCAGCGGTCCGGAGCGACCGAGCAGGCCGAACACCATGCCGACCGGGACCAGCAGCAGCAGGTTGTAGCGCAACGGGTGCTCGATCGTCGGGCCGTACGTCGTGAAGACGATGTGCACCGCATAGAGCGTCAAGGTCATCGCGCCCGCACCGAAGAGCACCGACCACAGCCGGAACCCGGTGCGTACGACCAGCAGGCACAGCCCGATCACAAGCAGCGCCGAGCCGATGGAGCCGACCGCCTCGCCGATAGTGCCGCTGTGCGGGTGGATGCCGAGCAGGGTCCGCCAGTCGCCGTACATCGATTGCGAGATCTGCTCGGACGCCTCCTTGAGCTTGTCCTTGGGGATCGCGCCCTGGGCGTCGTACTTCATCAAGCTGCCCGCCACCTTGTCGCCTTGGTCCAGCGCGGTGTCGTACGCCGCTTGAGCGAACCGGGCGCAATAGAGGGAGAGTCCCGTCATCGCGGCGCCAACACCAGTCAGCCAGGCGGCTGGGCGCCACGAGCGCAGGTCGCAGCGGCCGACTCCCGCGCCGATCAACATGTAGCCGAACCACACCAGCGCTGGATAGGTGCCGGTCAAGAAGATGCTGTAGACCGCGCTGACGGGGTAGTCCCAGACGCTTTGGAAGGTGAGGTTGGAGCCCGCCGCGACGTCGGCGGTCTGGCTGAAGCCCAACTGAGCCCGATTGGCCAAGAAGAAGAGGACGGGCCCGATCACCAGCCAGGCGCCGCCAAGTGCGAAGAGCGTACGAGCGCGCCAGCGCAGGAACGGGATCAGCAGCAAGAAGAGTGTCGCGTAGACCGGCAAGATGATCAGGATGCCGGTGTTGGCCATCGCCAGCGCCAGGCCGATCACGAAGACGAGCACCGCGCGCACGGCCAGGCCGACGTATCGACTCGTGGCGTCCTTTAGTGGCTTCGTGCCACCGGTCATCAGGGCCAGGGAGACGCCGGCCAGCGTCGCGAAGAGGACCGACGGGCGCCCGGTCGTCAGTTCGCCCCACCACAGATAGTCGCCATTGGGGGCGTACGGCGTCGCGGTGTGCGCGAAGACCATGCCGATCAGGGCGAAGAAGCGGGCGACGTCGATCGCCACGATGCGACCGGCTGGGAGGTTGTCGAGCCAGCGGCGACGGATGCCGTACGAGTGAGTGCTCGCGGGTTCGACGAGGAGTGCGGTGGTCATGGCCTGAAGCCTCGGGCCGCTGCATGTCAGGACTGTGTCAACCGGTTCGCGAACCGGTCACAGGCGCTTTGCTCGAAAACTTCGCGATCTGTTTGCACTCGACCATGGCGAGTGCTAAACATGACGCTGGCAGTCTCGACCTGAGAGTGCCAATCCGACACCGGCGTCAGTCGAGGTCGACCCCCTGCCGGGAAGGGACCGTCAGGACCAGGGTCGATCGTCCGTCGCGGGCGACCCGCTGGCTGTCGTACACCAAAGACCAGAAGGAATCGCTCACAACATGGCGAAGCTGATTGCTTTCAACGAGGAAGCCCGCCGCGGGCTCGAAAAGGGCATGAACACCCTGGCCGACGCGGTCAAGGTGACCCTCGGACCCAAGGGCCGCAACGTCGTCCTGGAGAAGAAGTGGGGCGCCCCCACCATCACCAACGACGGTGTCTCGATCGCCAAGGAGATCGAGCTCGAGGACCCGTACGAGAAGATCGGTGCCGAGCTCGTCAAGGAGGTCGCCAAGAAGACCGACGACGTTGCTGGTGACGGTACGACCACCGCGACCGTGCTCGCCCAGGCGATGGTCCGCGAGGGCCTGCGCAACGTGGCCGCCGGCGCCAACCCGATGAGCCTCAAGCGGGGCATCGAGGCTGCCGTCGACGCGGTCTCCGAGCAGCTTCTCGGCATGGCCAAGGACGTCGAGACCAAGGAGCAGATCGCCGCGACCGCGTCGATCTCCGCCGCGGACACCACCGTCGGCGAGATCATCGCCGAGGCGATGGACAAGGTCGGCAAGGAAGGCGTCATCACGGTCGAGGAGTCGAACACGTTCGGCCTCGACCTGGAGTTGACCGAGGGCATGCGGTTCGACAAGGGCTACATCTCGGCCTACTTCGTGACCGACCCCGAGCGCATGGAGACCGTGCTCGAGGACCCGTACGTCCTGATCGCCAACTCCAAGATCAGCTCGGTCAAGGACCTGTTGCCGCTGCTGGAGAAGGTCATGCAGTCGGGCAAGCCGCTGGTGATCATCGCCGAGGACGTCGACGGCGAGGCGCTGTCGACCCTGGTGGTCAACAAGATCCGTGGCACCTTCAAGTCGGTCGCCGTCAAGGCTCCCGGCTTCGGTGACCGTCGCAAGGCCATGCTGCAGGACATCGCGATCCTCACCGGTGGTCAGGTCATCTCCGAGGAGGTCGGCCTCAAGCTGGAGAACGCCGGTGTCGAGTTGCTCGGCCAGGCCCGCAAGGTCGTCATCACCAAGGACGAGACGACCATCGTCGAGGGCTCGGGCGACGCCGACCAGATCGCTGGTCGCGTCAACCAGATCCGCGCCGAGATCGACAAGTCGGACTCCGACTATGACCGCGAGAAGCTCCAGGAGCGCCTCGCCAAGCTGGCCGGCGGCGTCGCCGTCATCAAGGTCGGCGCGGCCACCGAGGTTGAGCTCAAGGAGCGCAAGCACCGCATCGAGGACGCCGTACGCAACGCCAAGGCTGCGGTCGAGGAGGGCATCGTCGCCGGTGGTGGCGTGGCTCTGCTGCAGGCCGCCGCGACCGCGTTCGACAAGCTCGACCTTGAGGGTGACGAGGCCACTGGTGCCGAGATCGTCCGCAAGGCGACCGAGGCGCCGCTCAAGCAGATCGCGGCCAACGCCGGTCTCGAGGGTGGCGTCATCGCGGAGAAGGTGCGCGGTCTGGAGTCGGGCTTCGGCCTGAACGCCGCGACCGGCGAGTACGTCGACATGATCGCCGCTGGCATCCTCGACCCCGCCAAGGTGACCCGCTCGGCACTGCAGAACGCCGCGTCGATCGCCGCGCTGTTCCTCACCACCGAGGCCGTTGTCGCCGACAAGCCCGAGAAGGCCCCGGCCATGCCGGGCGGCGGCGACATGGGCGGCATGGGTGGGATGGACTTCTGAGCCAGAACGAGGAGGGAGCCCCGGCGTAGCCGGGTGCGACCGACGAGTGGCGGTGAAGAAGTCCAATATCGATGGATTTCTGAGCCAGAACGAGGAGGGAGCCCCGGCGTAGCCGGGTGCGACCGACGAGTGGCGGTGAAGAAGTCCAATATGGATGGATTTCTGAGCCAGAGCGAGGAGGGAGCCCCGGCGTAGCCGGGTGCGACCGACGAGTGGCGGTGAAGAAGTCCGGTTCAAGACAGCAGGTTGAGGAGCGTCGGCTCGCCCGAGCGAAGCGAGGGGGAGCGACGCGTCTCGAAACCGAGTCGTCCGTCGCACAGAGTCACTCGAGGCCCCGGCTTCCCGTACGGGAGGCCGGGGTTTCGGCCATTTCGGGCAAGGGTGAGAGTGCAGCTGCTGCCCGGTGAGAGTTCGAGCGTACGCGTGAACTCGCGCCGCTTGGAGCGTTCAAACCGGTGGAGTTCGAGCGTACGCGTGAACTCGCACAGCAGGGGTGGTGAGGCGCGCGAGCTCAGTCGTCGTACTCCGGGTGCGGACCCAGGCCCGTACGGCGTCGCACCAGGTCGACGACTTCGAGTGCGGCCTCCCGCGCCGCGGGGGTTGGGTCGCCCGTGGCCAGTGAGGCATCGGGTCGGTCGACAGTCACTCGCAGTCGCTCGCCGCTGCGCCGCGCGCGTACGCCTGGCTTGTCGGTCTCATAGCTGATCTGTACGTCCAGTAGTCGGATC
This DNA window, taken from Nocardioides sp., encodes the following:
- a CDS encoding GDYXXLXY domain-containing protein, with amino-acid sequence MKRLIAAVAVQLACVGLAVAPQLSARTTGDVYEFTVGPVDPIDPFRGAYVALSYPDLRRGDDGASLGVLDDGHRGDVFVSLTKQGDVWAASDWSRTRPAQGPYLACDDHGWQIDCGIESWFLPQGKAIEVEKAVLDETAIARVKIDSRGNAALLDVTTD
- a CDS encoding heparan-alpha-glucosaminide N-acetyltransferase domain-containing protein: MTTALLVEPASTHSYGIRRRWLDNLPAGRIVAIDVARFFALIGMVFAHTATPYAPNGDYLWWGELTTGRPSVLFATLAGVSLALMTGGTKPLKDATSRYVGLAVRAVLVFVIGLALAMANTGILIILPVYATLFLLLIPFLRWRARTLFALGGAWLVIGPVLFFLANRAQLGFSQTADVAAGSNLTFQSVWDYPVSAVYSIFLTGTYPALVWFGYMLIGAGVGRCDLRSWRPAAWLTGVGAAMTGLSLYCARFAQAAYDTALDQGDKVAGSLMKYDAQGAIPKDKLKEASEQISQSMYGDWRTLLGIHPHSGTIGEAVGSIGSALLVIGLCLLVVRTGFRLWSVLFGAGAMTLTLYAVHIVFTTYGPTIEHPLRYNLLLLVPVGMVFGLLGRSGPLEKIVAWTSARVSRAVVRG
- the groL gene encoding chaperonin GroEL (60 kDa chaperone family; promotes refolding of misfolded polypeptides especially under stressful conditions; forms two stacked rings of heptamers to form a barrel-shaped 14mer; ends can be capped by GroES; misfolded proteins enter the barrel where they are refolded when GroES binds); its protein translation is MAKLIAFNEEARRGLEKGMNTLADAVKVTLGPKGRNVVLEKKWGAPTITNDGVSIAKEIELEDPYEKIGAELVKEVAKKTDDVAGDGTTTATVLAQAMVREGLRNVAAGANPMSLKRGIEAAVDAVSEQLLGMAKDVETKEQIAATASISAADTTVGEIIAEAMDKVGKEGVITVEESNTFGLDLELTEGMRFDKGYISAYFVTDPERMETVLEDPYVLIANSKISSVKDLLPLLEKVMQSGKPLVIIAEDVDGEALSTLVVNKIRGTFKSVAVKAPGFGDRRKAMLQDIAILTGGQVISEEVGLKLENAGVELLGQARKVVITKDETTIVEGSGDADQIAGRVNQIRAEIDKSDSDYDREKLQERLAKLAGGVAVIKVGAATEVELKERKHRIEDAVRNAKAAVEEGIVAGGGVALLQAAATAFDKLDLEGDEATGAEIVRKATEAPLKQIAANAGLEGGVIAEKVRGLESGFGLNAATGEYVDMIAAGILDPAKVTRSALQNAASIAALFLTTEAVVADKPEKAPAMPGGGDMGGMGGMDF
- a CDS encoding DUF2157 domain-containing protein, whose translation is MTTSTPGATRTAVSASHYVWLQDQAARWEAEGVITPEQSTRIVGSYAPTPARFSLTYLLLGLGATFVGIGLIWLVAANLDQLSPLLRFALVVVCWLGATFGSHLLATRLGQSNPVVAAARLVAALLIGAVIFQAAQSLQVAAYEPKLVGLWAVGALALAYATRSLWPLIVGVGAGAVWFVWQTTWETTEVTSIVLALGAAGLLAVSLGVLHGQWEPRFADLWREVGAAFVLVTMFFAALPFVEPESFDPHWSLLLGVALAGLALTAALWRGQGWERFEPLIALAVAVVSLGLVRWVTDTDLEHVNAGDWAHVIIAVVLYVALAVAVAVAGILHDSWRLTLLATGALVIFTTFQSFAVFGQIITGAWLFLLLGAVLVGTGWGFDRARRRLAATLDEEVVR